From Hippoglossus stenolepis isolate QCI-W04-F060 chromosome 6, HSTE1.2, whole genome shotgun sequence, a single genomic window includes:
- the zmp:0000000926 gene encoding zinc finger CCCH domain-containing protein 13: MNPSPDRGKECLPPKKRESRQGSTEHHITLDEFKPPVPLRSRPSTGRGEGGREASDRDRALTNPNPHLLHTPSLPAPAPCLPLSLPWHLGYSPSVSLPLFPGQIGERRSSGSPAWRDDPLSSPLPQSSRWLRGEGSLSLPSPSSSSSASSFKTPFPADSREMWSYVNSGRRDYNSSLFSPSYLFSHHSLYPQDPSLVDARHRYLSKRPNGLDGPGSRTVSTSRALLTGEYGNESSRTRLDFSPHSSHTNGGRRQQEDPTSHHHSGGPFLLDPQTQEDPEPHSSLQDRHPHGIVKTGSNLLSSSPLGADPRAGRGGQLDPIGATPAEAQIYYSLGSVCHPSPQPYPHYSPSGTPLYNLHREPGPRQHNLKNSPHSPLGPPNSHERLQRDWERDQERDKVSQRDRERAKDKEKHLQHDKDQERDRQRERRRDREKDRGRESSPSHLHTPPPALHPSPPALLPHFAKGSLIELASGRLKRVEELRTEDFLRSADTSSEFHLSTCTVLLIAPSNAQGFSHLQVHLTDRNTQELLKVLAEYPFFVQDRGWSSCSPQRTTQLYGLPCRQLVEGDVCLALTPTPSQTHRTHTRTGSRAHRTQLPPRATGESSSSHREEMPPPPPPPPLPHHHPPPPAAAPPRTLAAEPLAREQPRARKRRWSAPDALPSTGTDESLLDLPHSSKLMKWQ; encoded by the exons ATGAATCCCAGCCCCGACCGCGGCAAAGAGTGCCTCCCTCCCAAGAAGAGGGAGTCTCGGCAGGGATCGACAGAACACCACATCACTTTGGACGAGTTCAAACCCCCTGTGCCGCTCCGAAGTCGGCCCAGCACaggcagaggggaggggggcagGGAGGCCAGTGACAGGGATCGAGCTCTGACGAACCCGAACCCCCATCTTCTCCACACTCCATCCCTTCCTGCTCCTGCACCATGCCTCCCCCTATCCCTCCCATGGCACCTGGGCtactctccctctgtctctcttcccctTTTCCCAGGGCAGATCGGCGAGAGGAGAAGCTCAGGGTCTCCCGCCTGGAGAGAtgatcctctctcctcaccccttCCCCAGTCCTCCAGATGGCTCAGAGGGGAGGGTTCCCTCTCCTTGCCATctccatcatcttcctcctcgGCTTCGTCCTTCAAGACTCCTTTCCCTGCCGATTCAAGAGAGATGTGGTCCTATGTCAATAGCGGCCGGCGCGACTACaactcctctctcttctccccatCATACTTGTTTAGCCACCATTCTCTCTACCCCCAAGACCCAAGCTTAGTTGATGCCAGACACAGGTACCTCAGCAAGAGGCCCAACGGCTTGGATGGGCCAGGCAGCAGGACTGTCTCGACCTCCAGGGCTCTGCTCACAGGAGAGTACGGGAATGAGAGCAGCAGAACCAGGCTGGACTTCAGTCCACACAGCTCCCATACCAATGGTGGACGGAGACAGCAGGAGGATCCTACCTCCCACCACCATTCTGGAGGGCCATTTTTGTTAGACCCTCAAACTCAGGAGGACCCTGAGCCACATTCCTCACTGCAGGACAGACATCCGCATGGTATAGTTAAGACAGGCTCAAATTTACTCTCCTCCAGTCCCCTCGGAGCAGACCCCAGGGCTGGTAGAGGGGGACAACTGGACCCCATAGGGGCCACACCAGCTGAAGCCCAGATCTACTACTCTTTGGGATCAGTGTGCCACCCCAGCCCTCAGCCCTACCCACACTATAGCCCCTCAGGAACACCTCTGTACAACCTGCACAGGGAGCCGGGCCCCAGGCAGCACAATCTAAAGAACTCACCTCACTCACCCCTGGGTCCGCCTAACAGCCATGAAAGGTTGCAAAGAGACTGGGAAAGAGACCAAGAAAGAGACAAAGTCTCGCAAAGGGACAGGGAGCGAgctaaagacaaagagaagcacCTACAGCATGACAAAGACCAAGAAAGGGACAGACAGCGCGAGAGACGACgggacagagaaaaagacagagggagggagtcGTCTCCCTCCCATCTTCACACCCCACCCCCAGCACTTCACCCATCTCCCCCAGCGCTCCTACCTCACTTCGCCAAGGGTTCTCTGATCGAGTTGGCCAGCGGGCGGTTGAAGCGAGTGGAGGAGCTGCGGACCGAGGACTTCCTGAGGAGCGCCGACACCTCCTCTGAGTTCCACCTCAGCACCTGCACCGTGCTGCTGATTGCCCCCAGCAACGCCCAGGGCTTCAGCCACCTGCAGGTCCACCTCACGGACCGCAACACTCAG gAGTTACTGAAGGTCTTGGCGGAGTATCCATTCTTTGTGCAGGACCGAGGCTGGTCTTCTTGCAGTCCCCAGAGAACCACGCAGCTGTACGGCCTGCCCTGCCGCCAACTCGTGGAGGGGGACGTCTGCCTGGCCCTCACCCCGACGCCCAGCCAAACCCACCGGACACACACGCGCACCGGCTCCAGGGCGCACCGCACGCAACTTCCCCCCAGGGCTACAGGGGAGTCCAGCAGCTCGCACAGGGAGGAGAtgccacctccacctcctccgcccCCTCTTCCTCACCACCACCCACCTCCTCCCGCTGCAGCCCCGCCACGCACTCTGGCCGCAGAGCCCCTCGCTCGAGAGCAGCCACGTGCACGCAAGCGCCGCTGGTCTGCCCCTGACGCCCTTCCCTCAACCGGAACTGATGAAAGCCTCCTGGATTTACCTCATAGCTCCAAGTTGATGAAGTGGCAGTAG
- the irf10 gene encoding interferon regulatory factor 10, with translation MVERAKLHLKEWLIGQIESGRYEGLSWEDEDRTMFRIPWKHAAKKDYKQTEDAALFKAWAVYKGKYREGRDRADPTMWKTRLRCALNKSTDFQEVPERNQLDITEPYKVYRIMHDNGSVRPAESLQIKDEVIIRTKMSPKSPVILDEQADIEEEEKPWSVDLMTEHMYCDVKGEKTENHLPAPATFFSPGLTVSDLRMQVTLLYQGQSVMRVTTSSPDGCFILQGHVPWGNERIYGPCTAQQFSFPSPGSVSLPSCMAEAMNRLLCHLERGVLLWVAPDGVFIKRFCQGRVYWSGPLAQHTDAPNKLEREKTFKLLDIPRFVSELQRSVQGKGPAPSYEIELCFGEEYPDPHVPKNRKLIMAQVVPLFAVELLQRFKPGASEETRPTLSSNTEGEKM, from the exons ATGGTAGAAAGAGCCAAGCTGCACCTGAAAGAGTGGCTGATCGGTCAGATAGAGAGCGGGCGGTACGAGGGGCTGAGCTGGGAGGATGAGGACAGGACCATGTTCAGGATCCCCTGGAAACACGCAGCCAAGAAGGACTACAAGCAGACGGAGGATGCGGCTCTGTTCAAG GCCTGGGCTGTGTATAAGGGCAAATACAGGGAGGGAAGGGACAGGGCTGACCCCACCATGTGGAAGACTCGCCTCCGCTGTGCACTCAACAAGAGCACGGACTTCCAGGAGGTTCCTGAACGCAACCAGCTGGACATCACTGAGCCATATAAAGTCTACCGCATCATGCACGACAATGGGTCGGTCAGGCCAGCAG AGTCTCTACAGATAAAGGATGAAGTGATTATCAGGACTAAAATGTCTCCAAAGAGTCCTGTTATTTTGGATGAACAG GCTGatatagaagaagaagaaaaaccatGGAGTG TGGATTTGATGACGGAGCACATGTACTGTGatgtaaaaggagaaaaaactgaaaatcatcTCCCTGCTCCTGCCACTTTCTTCAGCCCTGGGCTCACCGTATCAG ACCTTCGTATGCAGGTGACGTTGTTGTACCAGGGTCAGAGTGTGATGAGAGTGACCACCAGCAGCCCAGATGGGTGCTTCATCCTACAGGGCCACGTTCCCTGGGGAAATGAACGCATCTACGGACCCTGCACCGCCCAGCAGTTCTCGTTCCCCTCCCCGGGCTCTGTTTCCCTGCCCTCATGCATGGCCGAAGCAATGAATCGCCTGCTTTGTCACCTGGAACGGGGCGTGCTGTTATGGGTGGCCCCAGACGGGGTGTTCATCAAGCGTTTCTGCCAGGGCCGGGTGTACTGGAGCGGTCCGTTGGCCCAGCACACTGACGCACCCAACAAACTTGAGCGAGAAAAGACCTTCAAACTGTTGGACATACCCAGATTTGTCAGCG agctgcagaggagtgTACAGGGTAAAGGACCTGCACCTTCTTATGAGATCGAGCTCTGCTTTGGAGAAGAGTATCCAGACCCTCATGTGCCGAAAAACAGGAAGCTGATCATGGCACAG GTGGTGCCTCTGTTTGCGGTGGAGCTTCTGCAGAGGTTCAAGCCGGGAGCGAGTGAGGAGACGCGGCCGACTCTCAGCTccaacacagagggagagaagatgtAG